In one window of Thermus aquaticus DNA:
- a CDS encoding carboxypeptidase-like regulatory domain-containing protein, protein MNWHGSSWNPGAAVDGEVPLGEGTLTYEAEINSQGFRWRTSYALAFRLPLYLKPGLGQVSGQVRNPGGEPIEGLYLTLGRLATRTDAEGRFWFPAVPEGEHVLAFLSTGYLSQPPLPLRLAVKAGEEVRLDLTLMPTGVVRGRIRLVLPEPEPGVIYGIPDLNPEKLLASLLVEARQGDQIIRRYTDGQGTFYFGALTPGRWQIRIFFDRFPGAYRLEPDFQEVEITSGANVALEFRLYPLPRPIQFEEEESL, encoded by the coding sequence ATGAACTGGCATGGGTCCTCCTGGAACCCAGGCGCAGCCGTAGATGGAGAGGTTCCCTTGGGGGAAGGTACGCTAACCTATGAAGCGGAAATAAACTCCCAGGGGTTTCGCTGGCGCACCAGCTATGCCTTAGCCTTTCGCCTCCCCCTATACCTAAAGCCCGGCCTCGGTCAGGTAAGCGGTCAGGTGCGAAATCCTGGGGGAGAACCCATAGAGGGACTCTACCTGACCCTGGGACGCCTGGCTACCCGGACTGACGCTGAAGGCCGCTTCTGGTTTCCCGCCGTACCCGAAGGCGAGCACGTGCTGGCCTTCCTTAGCACCGGGTATCTGAGCCAACCGCCGTTGCCTCTGCGCCTAGCAGTCAAGGCCGGTGAGGAAGTCCGCCTGGACCTGACCCTAATGCCCACAGGCGTAGTACGGGGGCGGATTCGTCTTGTTCTGCCGGAACCCGAGCCGGGGGTGATATACGGGATCCCCGACTTAAACCCGGAGAAGCTCTTAGCTAGCCTCCTCGTGGAGGCCCGGCAAGGAGACCAGATAATCCGCCGTTACACGGATGGCCAGGGCACCTTTTACTTCGGCGCCCTAACCCCCGGACGCTGGCAGATCCGCATCTTCTTTGACCGTTTCCCCGGAGCCTACCGCCTGGAACCCGACTTCCAGGAAGTAGAGATAACCTCCGGGGCAAACGTTGCTTTGGAGTTCCGCCTCTACCCTCTCCCTCGTCCCATCCAGTTTGAGGAAGAGGAGTCTCTCTGA